A window of Aeromicrobium sp. A1-2 contains these coding sequences:
- a CDS encoding transglutaminase family protein: protein MSMQMRIRHTTGYQYEKGAVASFNEARMTPMTTSEQYVLRSRLEISPTPWSYEYRDYWGTTVTSFEVHDPHAELTVVATSTVETQEVPPKPHGVTWDELKAVQDEWCEFLELSQWVSPSPALLEELRPHREAAASPSDYAMAATRFLHERVAYVPGSTEVTTTAADAWEAQTGVCQDFAHLTLGVLREARIPARYVSGYLHPSPDPEIGEAVEGESHAWIEWWDGEWVGWDPTNAITSGPRHVVVAKGRDYGDSPPLRGIFSTSGGSQLFVGVEITRLR from the coding sequence ATGAGCATGCAGATGCGGATCCGGCACACGACCGGCTACCAGTACGAAAAGGGTGCCGTCGCGTCGTTCAACGAGGCGCGGATGACTCCCATGACCACGTCCGAGCAGTACGTCCTGCGGTCGCGGCTAGAGATCTCGCCGACGCCGTGGAGCTATGAGTACCGCGACTACTGGGGCACGACCGTCACATCGTTCGAGGTCCACGACCCGCACGCCGAGCTGACCGTCGTCGCGACCTCGACGGTCGAGACCCAGGAGGTCCCACCCAAGCCGCACGGCGTGACCTGGGACGAGCTCAAGGCCGTGCAGGACGAGTGGTGCGAGTTTCTCGAGCTGTCCCAGTGGGTCTCACCGTCACCCGCCCTGCTCGAGGAGCTGCGACCGCACCGTGAGGCTGCGGCCAGTCCCAGCGACTACGCCATGGCGGCGACGCGCTTCCTGCACGAGCGGGTCGCGTACGTCCCGGGCAGCACCGAGGTCACGACGACCGCGGCCGATGCCTGGGAGGCGCAGACCGGCGTGTGCCAGGACTTCGCCCACCTGACCCTCGGTGTCCTGCGGGAGGCGCGGATCCCCGCCCGCTACGTCTCGGGCTACTTGCATCCGTCGCCCGATCCGGAGATCGGTGAGGCGGTCGAGGGCGAGTCCCACGCATGGATCGAGTGGTGGGACGGCGAATGGGTCGGCTGGGACCCGACCAATGCGATCACCTCCGGTCCACGTCACGTCGTCGTGGCGAAGGGCCGCGACTACGGCGACAGCCCACCGCTGCGCGGAATCTTCTCGACCTCGGGCGGCTCCCAGCTGTTCGTCGGCGTCGAGATCACCCGCCTGCGCTAG
- a CDS encoding aldo/keto reductase, with the protein MTDSASFADPVPELHQPYVAAADRYTHWDYRRVGRSGLLLPPLSLGLWWNFGDNFPFDNQRAVLRHAFDRGITHFDLANNYGPPYGSAEENFGRMMRTDFKPYRDELILSTKAGYDMWPGPYGDRGSRKYLLASLDASLERMSVDYVDIFYSHRADPDTPLEETIGALDTAVRTGKARYAGISSYSPERTAEAVAIAEDFGTPIVIHQPSYSLVNRWIEEGLTTVLAEHGVGSIGFGSLAQGLLSDRYVESSDPERSQDRGSFNSSMASEDNRKRLKGLAAIAKKRDQTLAQMAISWTLRPGGVTSALIGVSSVEQLDENLAAAGRVDFTDEELADIDTYAGEAGINLWAPSSQV; encoded by the coding sequence ATGACCGACAGCGCCTCCTTCGCAGATCCCGTCCCCGAGCTCCACCAGCCCTACGTCGCGGCAGCGGATCGCTACACCCACTGGGACTATCGGCGGGTCGGTCGGTCTGGTCTGCTGCTGCCGCCGCTCTCGCTGGGCCTGTGGTGGAACTTTGGCGACAACTTCCCCTTCGACAACCAGCGGGCCGTCCTGCGCCACGCCTTCGACCGTGGCATCACACACTTCGACCTGGCCAACAACTACGGCCCGCCGTACGGCTCGGCGGAGGAGAACTTCGGCCGGATGATGCGTACGGACTTCAAGCCGTACCGCGACGAGCTGATCCTGTCGACCAAGGCCGGCTACGACATGTGGCCCGGGCCCTACGGCGACCGTGGCTCGCGGAAGTACCTGCTCGCGAGCCTGGACGCCTCGCTGGAGCGCATGTCGGTTGACTACGTCGACATCTTCTACTCCCACCGCGCCGATCCCGACACGCCGCTGGAAGAGACCATCGGCGCGCTCGACACCGCGGTGCGTACGGGCAAGGCCCGTTACGCCGGCATCTCGTCGTACTCGCCGGAGCGCACCGCCGAGGCGGTCGCGATCGCCGAGGACTTCGGGACGCCGATCGTGATCCACCAGCCGTCCTACTCGCTGGTCAACCGCTGGATCGAGGAGGGCCTGACGACGGTCCTGGCCGAGCACGGCGTCGGCTCGATCGGCTTCGGGTCGTTGGCCCAGGGCCTGCTGTCGGACCGCTACGTCGAGAGCTCCGACCCCGAGCGCTCGCAGGACCGCGGCTCGTTCAATTCCTCGATGGCCAGCGAGGACAACCGCAAACGGCTCAAGGGGCTCGCCGCGATTGCCAAGAAGCGCGACCAGACCCTCGCCCAGATGGCGATCTCGTGGACCCTGCGACCCGGTGGCGTCACGTCGGCCCTGATCGGTGTCTCGTCGGTCGAGCAGCTCGACGAGAACCTCGCGGCGGCCGGGCGGGTCGACTTCACCGACGAGGAGCTCGCCGACATCGACACGTACGCCGGCGAGGCCGGCATCAACCTGTGGGCGCCGAGCTCGCAGGTCTGA
- a CDS encoding MOSC domain-containing protein translates to MELEIVTLLVSRVRRYDGRPADGPEPYDVPSEIVDRVRVRAHKGLVGDRYFGTRFAFAAVTLLAAESIERLEQEIAGEGLFPAAATPFEPALARRNIVTRGLDVDALARTTFTLDGGHGPIRFRCMTPANPCAWMNTVYAPGAHQALRGHAGVRCEPLDDGELEVGTARITDIVPIPPEELTRRIRAAPTS, encoded by the coding sequence GTGGAGCTCGAGATCGTGACGCTGCTGGTCTCGCGCGTCCGCCGCTACGACGGGCGTCCCGCTGACGGTCCCGAGCCGTATGACGTCCCATCCGAGATCGTCGACCGGGTCCGCGTGCGGGCGCACAAGGGGTTGGTCGGTGACCGCTACTTCGGCACCCGGTTCGCCTTCGCAGCGGTCACGTTGCTCGCCGCGGAGAGCATCGAGCGGCTGGAGCAGGAGATCGCCGGCGAGGGACTGTTCCCGGCCGCCGCGACACCATTCGAACCCGCGCTGGCGCGACGCAACATCGTGACCCGCGGGCTCGACGTCGACGCACTGGCCCGCACGACATTCACTCTCGACGGCGGTCACGGACCGATCCGGTTCCGTTGCATGACACCAGCCAACCCGTGCGCGTGGATGAACACGGTCTACGCGCCCGGCGCGCACCAGGCGCTGCGTGGCCACGCCGGCGTCCGGTGCGAACCGTTGGACGACGGGGAGCTGGAGGTCGGGACCGCCAGGATCACCGACATCGTGCCGATCCCACCGGAGGAGCTGACCCGGCGGATCAGGGCGGCGCCGACCAGCTGA
- a CDS encoding ABC transporter ATP-binding protein — MTETSVRTVAARTTDLTKVYGEDDAEVRALAGVSVEIYAGEFTAVMGPSGSGKSTLMHCMAALDNPTAGTVHIGDVELSSLKDKALTELRRDRVGFVFQAFNLVPTLSAEENILLPLSIAGRKPDAEWFDTVVDTVGLRDRLRHRPHEMSGGQQQRVACARALVSRPSIVFADEPTGNLDSISSAEVLGFLRRSASEFGQTIVMVTHDPIAASYTDRVIFLADGLVVDEMRSPTAESVLEHMAALQTRAMES, encoded by the coding sequence ATGACCGAGACATCAGTCCGCACCGTCGCCGCCCGGACCACCGATCTCACCAAGGTCTACGGCGAGGACGACGCTGAGGTCCGCGCACTGGCCGGGGTGAGCGTCGAGATCTATGCCGGTGAGTTCACCGCCGTCATGGGTCCCTCCGGCTCGGGCAAGTCCACGCTGATGCACTGCATGGCCGCGCTCGACAACCCGACCGCCGGCACGGTGCACATCGGCGACGTCGAGCTGTCGAGCCTCAAGGACAAGGCGCTGACCGAGCTGCGGCGCGACCGGGTCGGCTTCGTGTTCCAGGCGTTCAACCTGGTGCCGACGCTGAGCGCCGAGGAGAACATCCTGCTCCCGCTGTCGATCGCCGGGCGCAAACCGGACGCCGAGTGGTTCGACACCGTAGTCGACACGGTCGGCCTGCGCGACCGCCTGCGGCACCGGCCCCACGAGATGTCCGGCGGCCAGCAGCAGCGGGTGGCCTGCGCACGCGCGCTGGTCAGCCGGCCGTCGATCGTCTTCGCCGACGAGCCCACCGGCAACCTGGACTCGATCTCGAGTGCCGAGGTGCTGGGCTTCCTGCGCCGCAGCGCCAGCGAGTTCGGCCAGACCATCGTGATGGTCACGCACGATCCGATCGCGGCGTCCTACACCGACCGGGTCATCTTCCTCGCCGACGGGCTGGTCGTCGACGAGATGCGATCGCCGACTGCCGAGTCGGTGCTGGAGCACATGGCGGCCCTGCAGACCCGCGCCATGGAGTCCTGA
- a CDS encoding ABC transporter permease, with translation MLRVTLRNLLARKVRLVLSAFAIVLGVAFLSGSLIFTDTMGKSFDNIVSGSVSDVSVRLTGLDLGGGFTDAVNIDSRQIPASLVPTLAAAPGVARADGSVDGQGLFVVKKNGKLLGGTGAPTLAFNYSDAPNANGDRSVLIAQGREPSGPGEVAIDEKSATSAGYAIGDTVDMITAGAQPKVEAKLVGYAEFAGGGLAGASLVFFDTSTAQDIFLDGADAFTSIGLTAKPGFSQQQVVDAIEPLLPQDTEAITGKKAAAEIKSIVDTALGFLNTFLLVFAAIALVVGTFLIINTFSILVAQRSRELALLRALGASRRQVTRSVLVEAAVVGLLGSTLGLGLGFGLAAGLRALFANFGLDLTGSPLVFQTSTAVFAYVVGVLVTMFAAYLPARRASRIAPVAAMRDDIALPEGSIRRRLAIGVGLAILGAVLMTTGLMGSGSSGATQVGLGIFAILIAIALMSPVLAVPVLVLMGSVYVRLFGTVGRLATQNSLRNPRRTAATASALMIGLALVTTMSVLGASINKSIDVGVKKEFTSDYLVSNAIGQPFSPTIAGDIKAVDGVRTVAATQLVSAEIDGDRINISAGDSRALGQIFDIDYLTGGPALQDGQLALVQDKADSLGVAVGDTVTLRFAAGTVPLTVSGTYTSTYVVASAITPFSTVAAGKVQRADSTIAVNADDGVDQVALGKRLEAATLAFPTVTVQNQEEFAQAQRSQVDQLLYLIYALLGLAIIIAVLGIVNTLALSVIERTREVGLLRAVGLGRGQLRRMVRLEAIAIAVLGALLGIAAGLLFGIVLQQAVADQGITDLAIPWTRLAVFVIVAGLVGVLAAVLPARRAAKLNVLRAITTE, from the coding sequence ATGTTGCGGGTCACGCTGCGCAACCTGCTGGCGCGCAAGGTCAGGCTGGTCCTGAGCGCGTTCGCGATCGTGCTGGGCGTCGCCTTCTTGTCGGGGTCGCTGATCTTCACCGACACGATGGGCAAGAGCTTCGACAACATCGTGAGTGGCTCGGTGAGCGATGTGTCGGTCCGGCTGACCGGCCTCGACCTCGGTGGCGGGTTCACCGACGCGGTCAACATCGACAGCCGGCAGATCCCGGCCTCGCTGGTGCCGACGCTGGCTGCCGCCCCGGGCGTTGCGCGAGCCGACGGCTCGGTCGACGGCCAGGGCCTGTTCGTCGTCAAGAAGAACGGCAAGCTGCTCGGTGGTACGGGCGCACCGACGCTCGCGTTCAACTACAGCGACGCACCCAATGCCAATGGCGACCGGTCCGTGCTGATCGCCCAGGGCCGGGAGCCCAGCGGCCCCGGTGAGGTCGCGATCGACGAGAAGTCCGCGACCTCGGCCGGCTACGCGATCGGCGACACCGTCGACATGATCACCGCGGGCGCGCAACCCAAGGTCGAGGCGAAGCTGGTCGGCTATGCCGAGTTCGCCGGCGGTGGGCTGGCGGGTGCGAGCCTGGTGTTCTTCGACACCAGCACGGCGCAGGACATCTTCCTGGACGGCGCCGACGCCTTCACCAGCATCGGGCTCACGGCCAAGCCCGGGTTCAGCCAGCAGCAGGTCGTCGACGCGATCGAGCCGCTGCTGCCCCAGGACACCGAGGCGATCACGGGCAAGAAGGCGGCCGCCGAGATCAAGAGCATCGTCGACACCGCCCTGGGCTTCCTCAACACCTTCCTGCTGGTCTTCGCGGCGATCGCGCTGGTCGTCGGCACGTTCCTGATCATCAACACGTTCTCGATCCTGGTCGCGCAGCGCAGCCGCGAGCTGGCCCTGCTGCGCGCGCTCGGGGCATCGCGTCGGCAGGTCACCCGATCGGTCCTCGTCGAGGCAGCCGTCGTCGGCCTGCTCGGCTCGACCCTCGGACTTGGCCTGGGCTTCGGGCTGGCGGCCGGGCTGCGTGCCCTGTTCGCCAACTTCGGTCTCGACCTCACCGGCAGCCCCTTGGTGTTCCAGACCAGCACGGCGGTCTTCGCGTACGTCGTCGGTGTCCTGGTCACGATGTTCGCGGCCTACCTACCGGCTCGCAGAGCCTCCCGCATCGCGCCCGTTGCGGCGATGCGCGACGACATCGCGCTGCCCGAGGGCTCGATCCGACGACGTCTGGCGATCGGAGTCGGCCTGGCGATCCTGGGAGCTGTCCTGATGACGACAGGCTTGATGGGCTCGGGCTCGTCGGGTGCCACCCAGGTCGGTCTCGGGATCTTCGCGATCCTCATCGCGATCGCGCTGATGAGTCCCGTGCTCGCGGTGCCGGTGCTCGTGCTGATGGGCAGTGTCTACGTACGGCTGTTCGGCACGGTCGGGCGGCTCGCGACCCAGAACTCGCTGCGCAACCCCCGCCGCACGGCGGCGACCGCGTCGGCGCTGATGATCGGGCTGGCCCTGGTCACCACGATGTCGGTGCTGGGCGCGTCGATCAACAAGTCGATCGATGTCGGCGTCAAGAAGGAGTTCACCAGCGACTACCTGGTCTCCAACGCGATCGGTCAGCCGTTCTCGCCGACGATCGCGGGCGACATCAAGGCCGTCGATGGTGTCCGTACCGTCGCTGCGACCCAGCTCGTCTCGGCCGAGATCGATGGCGATCGCATCAACATCTCCGCTGGTGACTCCCGGGCGCTGGGACAGATCTTCGACATCGACTACCTCACGGGTGGCCCGGCGCTGCAGGACGGCCAGCTCGCCCTGGTCCAGGACAAGGCGGACTCCCTCGGGGTCGCGGTCGGCGACACCGTCACGCTCCGGTTCGCCGCAGGCACGGTGCCGCTCACGGTTTCGGGCACCTACACCTCGACGTATGTCGTCGCCAGCGCCATCACGCCGTTCTCGACCGTTGCTGCCGGCAAGGTCCAGCGGGCCGACTCCACCATCGCGGTCAACGCCGACGACGGGGTCGACCAGGTCGCACTCGGCAAACGGCTCGAGGCCGCGACGCTGGCGTTCCCCACCGTCACGGTGCAGAACCAGGAAGAGTTCGCCCAGGCGCAGCGCTCGCAGGTCGACCAGCTGCTCTACCTGATCTACGCGCTGCTCGGCCTGGCGATCATCATTGCGGTGCTCGGCATCGTCAACACGCTGGCGCTCAGCGTCATCGAGCGCACCCGTGAGGTCGGGCTGCTGCGAGCGGTGGGTCTTGGCCGCGGACAGCTTCGTCGGATGGTGCGGCTCGAGGCGATCGCGATCGCAGTTCTAGGTGCGCTGCTCGGCATCGCAGCGGGTCTGCTGTTCGGCATCGTGCTGCAACAGGCCGTCGCGGACCAGGGCATCACGGACCTCGCGATCCCGTGGACCCGCCTCGCGGTGTTCGTCATCGTCGCCGGTCTCGTCGGGGTCCTCGCAGCGGTGCTGCCTGCCAGGCGTGCGGCCAAGCTCAACGTGCTCCGGGCCATCACGACCGAGTGA
- the rpsF gene encoding 30S ribosomal protein S6: protein MRPYEVMIILDGDLEERTVAPSLDTYLNVIRQDGGSVDSVDVWGKRRFAYEINKKTEGIYAVVQLQAEPATVKELDRQLTLNESVVRTKVTRPDVK, encoded by the coding sequence TTGCGCCCGTATGAAGTCATGATCATCCTCGATGGTGACCTCGAAGAACGTACCGTCGCCCCCAGCCTCGACACCTACCTCAACGTGATCCGCCAGGACGGCGGAAGCGTTGACAGCGTCGACGTGTGGGGCAAGCGCCGCTTCGCCTACGAGATCAACAAGAAGACCGAGGGCATCTACGCCGTCGTCCAGCTCCAGGCCGAGCCGGCCACGGTCAAGGAACTCGATCGCCAGCTCACGCTCAACGAGTCGGTTGTGCGTACGAAGGTCACACGTCCCGACGTGAAGTAG
- a CDS encoding single-stranded DNA-binding protein — MAGETVITVIGNLTDDPELKFTPSGAAVANFTVASTPRTFDRQTNEWKDGDALFIRCAAWRQLAENCAESLQKGQRVIVTGALRVRNFERQDGSKGTSVEINVDEIGPSLRYATAKVTKANRSGGGGDFGGGQGGGNAGNSGGGGGGAQSNPWSTQPAAPQGGGSDAWGGNAGTTDEPPF, encoded by the coding sequence ATGGCAGGCGAAACCGTCATCACCGTCATCGGCAACCTCACCGACGACCCGGAGCTCAAGTTCACTCCTTCGGGCGCCGCAGTTGCCAACTTCACCGTCGCGTCGACGCCTCGCACGTTCGATCGTCAGACGAACGAGTGGAAGGACGGCGATGCGCTGTTCATCCGCTGCGCCGCATGGCGCCAGCTCGCCGAGAACTGCGCTGAGTCGTTGCAGAAGGGTCAGCGCGTCATCGTGACGGGCGCCCTTCGTGTTCGCAACTTCGAGCGCCAGGACGGATCGAAGGGCACGAGCGTCGAGATCAATGTCGACGAGATCGGCCCCTCGCTGCGTTACGCCACGGCCAAGGTCACCAAGGCCAACCGGTCCGGTGGCGGCGGCGACTTCGGTGGCGGCCAGGGCGGCGGCAACGCCGGCAACTCTGGCGGCGGAGGCGGCGGGGCACAGAGCAACCCGTGGTCGACGCAGCCTGCGGCACCACAGGGTGGTGGGTCTGACGCCTGGGGCGGCAACGCCGGCACGACCGACGAGCCCCCTTTCTAA
- the rpsR gene encoding 30S ribosomal protein S18 produces the protein MAKPVIRKPKKKSNPLTAAKITEINYKDTALLRKFISDRGKIRARRVTGVTVQEQRLIAKAIKNAREMALLPYTSTSR, from the coding sequence ATGGCAAAGCCAGTCATTCGGAAGCCGAAGAAGAAGAGCAATCCGCTCACCGCGGCCAAGATCACCGAGATCAACTACAAGGACACCGCGCTGCTGCGCAAGTTCATCTCCGACCGCGGCAAGATCCGCGCGCGTCGCGTCACCGGTGTCACCGTCCAGGAGCAGCGTCTCATCGCCAAGGCCATTAAGAACGCCCGCGAGATGGCGCTGCTGCCCTACACCTCCACCAGCCGCTAA
- the rplI gene encoding 50S ribosomal protein L9 — translation MKIILTHEVTNLGTPGDIVEVKDGYGRNYLLQRNFAIRWSKGAAKQVESIQAARQAHAVHDLEEAQSIKGNLEANTINVPVNAGAGGRLFGAVTVSDIADALGVVGAKVDKRRIEVGNPIKSLGVHTVSVRVHPDVSAQVKLNVVIAK, via the coding sequence ATGAAGATCATCCTCACCCACGAGGTCACGAACCTCGGCACCCCCGGCGACATCGTCGAGGTCAAGGACGGCTACGGCCGCAACTACCTGCTGCAGCGCAACTTCGCCATTCGTTGGTCGAAGGGCGCAGCCAAGCAGGTCGAGTCGATCCAGGCTGCGCGTCAGGCGCACGCCGTCCACGACCTCGAGGAAGCCCAGAGCATCAAGGGCAACCTCGAGGCCAACACGATCAACGTGCCGGTCAACGCCGGCGCCGGTGGTCGTCTGTTCGGTGCCGTCACGGTCTCGGACATCGCCGACGCCCTCGGCGTCGTCGGTGCCAAGGTCGACAAGCGTCGTATCGAGGTCGGCAACCCGATCAAGTCGCTCGGAGTCCACACCGTCTCCGTGCGCGTGCACCCCGACGTGAGCGCGCAGGTCAAGCTCAACGTCGTCATCGCGAAGTAG
- a CDS encoding ABC transporter family substrate-binding protein translates to MRTPAASAALLLAGSLVLSGCTGASDDGKDAKPAPSSTSADQGPRSTAWTAASRSRVAAGGTLRLGADAVPNNFNPAHPAATNSEAGRLLAPTVGGAVRITADGGWKVDPDYAMSVEVADKDPLKIEVRLNRDAVWEDGTSITAKDMTAYWKALNGSNKDFEVASTSGFEDISGVTQGKTKFDYTVTFSKPNAEWPRYIYPRLAADVTSSPKLFNKGFRDKAISSNGPFVVSSIDAKKGTVTEEPNPRWWGAKPKLAKIVWQAADPGLQAKAYAAGDLDAVDLDADTYDTGAQAKIGEVQRAAGVDWSQVTLNGGRGPLEDADVRRAVAHAINRAPIAKAAGAEFGAPPQPLGSVILVPGQEGYEDSSDGLAYDPKKAADLLTKAGWVEGSDGVRTRKGKPLTLTMPVPADTPSNSDRARRIVADLGKVGIDVELEDVPAGKFFDSRVIPLDFDLVTFLRQASPFPLAGARAQFYPIDSTQNFTGIGRDKVGQRWDVATATLDDKLRLKRITNLDELLTEDPTVVPLAVTPLAVGVRDGLVNYGAAQFEQPDWTIVGFSAKK, encoded by the coding sequence ATGCGTACGCCCGCAGCCTCTGCTGCTCTTCTTCTCGCCGGAAGCCTCGTGCTCTCCGGCTGTACTGGTGCGTCGGACGACGGCAAGGACGCCAAGCCGGCTCCCTCCAGCACCTCGGCCGATCAAGGCCCGCGCAGCACCGCTTGGACTGCCGCGTCGCGAAGCCGGGTCGCCGCAGGTGGCACCCTGCGTCTCGGCGCGGACGCCGTGCCCAACAACTTCAATCCCGCGCATCCCGCAGCGACCAACTCCGAGGCCGGCAGGCTGTTGGCGCCAACAGTCGGTGGCGCGGTGCGGATCACCGCCGACGGTGGGTGGAAGGTCGATCCTGACTACGCCATGTCGGTCGAGGTGGCCGACAAGGATCCGCTGAAGATCGAGGTGCGCCTCAATCGCGACGCGGTGTGGGAGGACGGCACCTCGATCACCGCGAAGGACATGACTGCCTACTGGAAGGCGCTCAACGGTTCCAACAAGGATTTCGAGGTCGCCTCGACCTCCGGTTTTGAGGACATTTCCGGGGTCACTCAGGGCAAGACCAAGTTCGACTACACCGTGACCTTCAGCAAGCCCAACGCCGAATGGCCGCGCTACATCTATCCACGCCTGGCCGCCGACGTGACGTCGTCCCCCAAGCTGTTCAACAAGGGCTTCCGTGACAAGGCGATCTCGTCCAACGGGCCGTTTGTCGTGTCGTCGATCGACGCCAAGAAGGGCACCGTCACGGAGGAGCCCAACCCCCGTTGGTGGGGAGCCAAGCCCAAGCTCGCCAAGATCGTCTGGCAGGCGGCCGACCCGGGGCTGCAGGCCAAGGCCTACGCGGCGGGTGACCTCGACGCGGTCGATCTGGACGCCGACACCTACGACACGGGTGCGCAGGCCAAGATCGGCGAGGTCCAGCGCGCCGCGGGCGTCGACTGGTCGCAGGTGACGCTCAACGGCGGGCGTGGACCACTCGAGGACGCCGATGTGCGCCGAGCGGTCGCCCATGCCATCAACCGCGCCCCGATTGCCAAGGCAGCCGGCGCCGAGTTCGGCGCGCCGCCCCAGCCGCTCGGCAGCGTCATCCTCGTGCCGGGGCAAGAGGGCTACGAGGATTCCTCCGACGGGTTGGCCTACGACCCGAAGAAGGCTGCGGACCTGCTGACCAAGGCCGGCTGGGTCGAGGGCTCGGACGGCGTCCGCACCCGCAAGGGCAAACCGCTGACCCTGACGATGCCGGTGCCGGCTGACACGCCCAGCAACAGCGACCGGGCCAGACGGATCGTCGCTGACCTCGGCAAGGTCGGCATCGACGTCGAGCTGGAGGACGTGCCGGCCGGGAAGTTCTTCGACAGTCGGGTCATCCCGTTGGACTTCGACCTGGTGACCTTCCTCCGACAGGCCTCGCCCTTCCCGCTCGCCGGGGCCAGGGCGCAGTTCTACCCGATCGACTCGACCCAGAACTTCACTGGCATCGGTCGGGACAAGGTCGGTCAACGCTGGGATGTCGCGACCGCGACCCTTGACGACAAGCTGCGACTCAAGCGCATCACCAATCTCGACGAGCTGCTGACCGAAGACCCGACCGTCGTGCCTCTGGCGGTCACGCCGCTTGCGGTCGGGGTCCGCGACGGACTGGTCAACTACGGCGCCGCCCAGTTCGAACAGCCGGACTGGACGATCGTCGGGTTCAGCGCGAAGAAGTAG
- a CDS encoding alpha/beta fold hydrolase, protein MTTTKDYAPGRLLDIRGDPDGPIVLLWHGRGVDHRSSMHPLADQVAAAGLLALSVDWSSEATDRGRSDLLASLRFARNLAERHGRDPGSVVIGGWSLGGTAAVGVAANAGRSEIAVGGVVLIAPGDGPRVIEPISGSALPVAFPPGAGRCHIDLAYGEHDPGATPDLVTGLELRLRHAGWSTALHAIDADHSSIIGTRYVERTERYLPSRSRAATEAVVRVAAVVAAATSSR, encoded by the coding sequence GTGACGACGACCAAGGATTACGCGCCGGGACGACTTCTGGACATCCGGGGCGATCCTGACGGCCCGATCGTGCTGTTGTGGCACGGCCGCGGCGTGGACCACCGCTCGTCGATGCATCCGCTGGCCGACCAGGTCGCCGCGGCGGGCCTGCTCGCCCTGTCGGTCGACTGGAGCTCGGAGGCGACCGACCGTGGACGGTCGGACCTGCTGGCATCACTGCGGTTCGCCCGCAACCTCGCCGAACGGCACGGCCGCGATCCCGGATCCGTCGTCATCGGGGGTTGGTCCCTCGGGGGCACCGCCGCCGTCGGCGTCGCCGCCAACGCCGGACGATCAGAGATCGCGGTCGGTGGGGTCGTGCTGATCGCTCCCGGTGACGGGCCTCGTGTCATCGAGCCGATCTCCGGGTCTGCCCTGCCCGTGGCCTTCCCGCCCGGCGCCGGCCGTTGCCACATCGATCTCGCGTACGGCGAGCACGACCCGGGCGCAACCCCGGACCTCGTCACGGGCCTCGAGCTGCGTCTGCGCCATGCCGGTTGGAGCACCGCGCTGCACGCGATCGACGCGGATCACTCCAGCATCATCGGGACGCGTTATGTCGAACGGACCGAGCGCTATCTGCCGTCGCGATCCAGAGCCGCCACCGAAGCCGTCGTCCGGGTTGCGGCAGTCGTCGCCGCGGCTACTTCTTCGCGCTGA